From the genome of Caloranaerobacter sp. TR13, one region includes:
- a CDS encoding LCP family protein encodes MKQFLKVFTIAFFCFVLAIGAGVFTFMKFYDANAATQEDIKHVDNNETGDNSDSSNDNSKVLDPFKKAIQESKRINILLLGLEGPRTDTIIFASFDPVTKKVDLISIPRDTYFYRLGYEEADKRKINAVYGDAGVKGTMKAVEAVLGGVPIHHYVKVTYSGVERIVDSLGGVEVNIPFDMVYDDPTAKPPLHINLKKGRQILNGEKAIQFLRFRHNNDNTVGYPDGDLGRIRAQQQFIKSAVKKALSFRLPVVAQTCFKYIKTDMSLTDTLLYVSKAIGIKTEDISMTTLPGRAIYKSIDGKRVSYFAYDSKQIKELMMKLYNVNIETEN; translated from the coding sequence ATGAAACAGTTTCTTAAGGTATTTACTATTGCGTTTTTTTGCTTTGTTTTAGCAATAGGTGCAGGTGTATTTACATTTATGAAATTTTATGATGCAAATGCAGCAACTCAAGAGGATATAAAACATGTTGACAACAATGAAACAGGGGATAATAGTGATTCATCAAACGATAATTCTAAAGTTTTAGATCCATTTAAAAAAGCTATACAAGAAAGTAAAAGGATAAATATATTGCTTTTAGGATTAGAAGGACCAAGAACAGATACTATAATATTTGCTAGCTTTGACCCTGTTACAAAAAAAGTAGATTTAATATCAATACCTAGAGATACTTATTTTTACAGATTAGGTTATGAAGAAGCTGATAAAAGAAAAATTAATGCTGTTTATGGAGATGCAGGAGTAAAAGGGACAATGAAAGCGGTAGAAGCTGTGCTTGGTGGAGTTCCAATACATCATTATGTAAAAGTAACTTATTCGGGAGTAGAGAGAATAGTTGATTCTCTAGGTGGTGTAGAGGTAAATATCCCTTTTGATATGGTTTATGATGATCCTACTGCTAAACCTCCTCTTCATATAAACTTGAAAAAAGGAAGACAGATATTAAATGGAGAGAAGGCTATTCAATTTTTGAGATTTAGGCATAATAACGATAATACAGTAGGTTATCCTGATGGGGATTTAGGCAGAATAAGAGCTCAGCAGCAATTTATTAAATCGGCTGTAAAAAAAGCTTTAAGCTTTAGATTGCCAGTTGTAGCTCAAACTTGTTTTAAATATATTAAAACAGATATGAGTTTAACTGACACTTTGTTGTATGTAAGTAAGGCAATAGGAATAAAAACGGAAGATATTTCAATGACTACACTTCCTGGTAGGGCAATATATAAAAGTATAGATGGGAAAAGAGTATCTTACTTTGCATATGATTCAAAACAGATTAAAGAATTGATGATGAAATTGTACAATGTAAATATTGAAACTGAAAATTAA